In Borreliella spielmanii, one DNA window encodes the following:
- a CDS encoding DUF228 domain-containing protein, with amino-acid sequence MGDTTQLVKDCHDKRNKLAKFMKNPQHDGSVLSNSVEFRDKNVQFFASGGTRTSSKDKLENHPVKGYPYKRGVKLGFSEVKEGEIHYEPHVEAGGGKDLYGVCIDIDEFSKTVTIIPITNNFEGYLVAKDSSVKVKDKFIFNKDGALEKVTGANKATINAIALSDAAQISNDVYLVKVAVFGNKAIGQN; translated from the coding sequence ATGGGAGATACAACGCAATTAGTAAAAGATTGTCATGATAAACGAAATAAACTTGCAAAGTTTATGAAAAATCCGCAGCATGATGGTAGTGTGCTTAGTAATTCTGTTGAATTTAGAGACAAAAATGTTCAATTTTTTGCTTCTGGAGGCACTAGAACCAGCAGTAAAGATAAATTAGAAAACCATCCTGTCAAAGGGTATCCCTACAAGCGAGGAGTTAAGCTTGGTTTTAGCGAGGTAAAAGAGGGTGAAATTCACTATGAGCCTCATGTTGAGGCTGGAGGTGGGAAGGACTTATATGGAGTATGTATTGATATAGACGAGTTTAGTAAAACAGTTACCATAATCCCAATTACCAATAATTTTGAGGGCTACCTAGTAGCAAAAGATTCTTCAGTTAAAGTAAAAGATAAGTTTATTTTCAATAAAGATGGCGCTCTTGAAAAGGTTACTGGAGCAAATAAGGCAACTATTAATGCAATAGCGCTTTCTGATGCAGCCCAAATTAGCAACGATGTTTATTTGGTAAAAGTAGCAGTATTTGGAAATAAAGCTATAGGTCAAAATTAA